The Pseudomonas oryzicola genomic sequence GATGATCGTCGGGTGGCGGAGGGAGGTGCTGATCGTCTCAATGATCGTCGTGTGGCGGAGGGAGGTGCCGATCGCCTCATTGATCGTCGGGTGGCTGAGGACGGTTCGGACCGTCTCAAAGCTGGCCAAATGGCTGAAAATGATGCGGTTCATTCCCGCTATGTCTGATGCCCATGAGCTATCCTCCCACGAAGCCCGGCGACGCCGGGCTTTTGCATTTGAATGTGTTCGCTGGAGCCTCTACCCAAACTACTGCAAACCCACCTATCCTCTGCAATCGGCACAGCCTGACGGGAGGTAATGGTGGTGATTGAACGGGATGAAGAGCTGACCCGCCTCAGGGCCGAGCTGGCATCGACCATGCAGCGTTTCGCACCGACCTATGGCGTGTACCCGACAGCGATCGATCCGCTGCACTTCATCCGCAGCGACTCGCCAACCGATGTCATCCACACGGTTCATAAACCTGGGTTATGCGTAATCGTGCAGGGCCGCAAACAGGTCCAGCTGTGGGATGAGAGCTATACCTACGATCCATTGAACTACCTGGTCGTCTCTGTGACGCTGCCTCTGGCCGGGCAAGTGACTGAGGCATCGGCGGAGCTGCCCTATTTCTGTATCCGCCTGGATATCGACCCGGCGGAAATCGCTCAGCTGATCGCAGACGTCAGCCCGATCGGCGTGCCAGGGCAACCGCCCCACCGCGGGCTGTACCTGGACAGGATCGATGCCTCGTTGCTGGAGGCCATGTTGCGACTGGTGCGTCTGCTGGATACGCCATCGGACATCCCGGCATTGGCACCTTTGGCCCTTAGGGAAATCTTCTACCGGCTGCTCAAAGGCCAGCAGGGCCAGCGTTTGCACGAGATAGCCATTGCCGACAGCCAGACCCACCGCGTCACCCGGGCTATCGAATGGCTGAACATTAACTATGCGCAGCCGTTGCGCATCGATGAGCTCGCCAGCTACGTCAATTTGAGCAACTCCACGCTACATCATCGGTTCAAGGCGGTTACCGCCATGAGCCCCTTGCAGTACCAGAAACAACTGCGCCTGCAGCATGCGCGCCGGTTGATGATGTCGGAGGGGCTTGATGTATCTACGGCCGGGTTCAAGGTGGGCTATGAAAGCCCGTCACAGTTCAGCAGGGAGTACAGCCGGATGTTCGGGGCGCCGCCAAGCCGCGATATCGCGAAGTTTCGGTCTCTCGGGTGAGGTGCGGCTTGCCATCACGCATTCTGGCACGAGAGGGCTGCATGGACTGGAGTGACATGCGGATCTTCCTGGCGATTGCCCGCAGTGGCTCGTTGGGAGGGGCCGCCAAGGCGTTGGGGGTCAGTCACCCGACGGTCGGTCGGCGTTTGCAGGTGCTCGAACAGGCCAGTGGGCAAGCGTTCTTTCTGCGTACCGCCCAGGGGCTGGTGCTCACCGACAATGGCGAGCGGATTCTCGACCTGGCACTCGCCATGGAGCACAATGCGCTGGCCATCGAACGTCGCCTGGCGGGGCATGGCGATCAGCCGGAGGGGCTGTTGCGCATCTCCTCGGCCGACTGGTTCGCCTGCCTCGTGCTGTCGCCGGTGCTGGCCGAACTGGCACGACGGTATCCATTGATCGTGCCCGAAGTCATTGCCGGGCATCGTCTGTTCGACCTTGCCCGTCGCGATGCCGACATCGCTTTCCGGATCGTGCCCTTCACCGAGCCTGACATCGTCCAGCGCAAGCTCACGACCTTGCCATACGGGCTCTACACCGCATTGCGTGCCCCGGCGCCACACCCGGACGGCGAGGGGCTGGGGCTCATCCTGATGAACGTTGCCCAGGCTCATTACCCGGATGTGCACTGGGTACAACAGCGTTACCCGCAGGCCCGCACCGTGTTCACCAGCAGCAGCCGGACGGTTCAGGCACAGATGTGCGCACAAGGGCTTGGGGTTGCCGTGTTGCCACGTGTGCTCGGCGACTCGGTACCCGGCCTGCGGCTGCTGGACGAGCATCAGCCACCGCCGGGGCGGGACATCTGGATGGGCTATCACCGCGACATGCGTCAGCTGGACCGGCTGCGCGCCCTGGCCGACCTTGCCTCCAGCATGATCGGCGCGGGGTAGCAGGTTGCCGGCGCTCAGCTCGGGCGCATCGCCGCTGCCTCTGCCAGCGGTGCCGGCTGCCGCGCCAACGTCAGGCTCAGCGCAACCCCTACAGCCAGGCAGGCGGCCACGCATAGCACGGCGACCATGAAGGCGTGGCTGATACGAGCTGCCGTTACCTGGTCCCCCAGCACGGTGTAGAACACGCCGCCGATGACGGCCACGCTCAGCGAGGTGCTGATCTGCAAGGTCGCGCTGGTGATGCCTGCGATCATCCCGGCATACGCCGGTGCGACCCGGCCCGTGACCAGGCGCATCAACGTCGGCAGGGCCAAGCCCTGTCCCAGCCCGATCAGGAACAGGATGACCGCCAGGGACGTGAAAGGCGGGGCAAGGCCAGGGGGAGTCACTGACATCAGCCAACCCAGCCAGAGCAAGCCGATGACCTCCAGCGCCATGCCTAGCGGGTTCACGTAACCGCCAAGCACGCGCCTGAGCAGGGGAACCGAGAGCGGTCCGATCAGGAAGCCGGCGCCGAACGGCAGGAAGACCAGGCCGGCATGCAGTGCGGTCATATGCAGTGCGCCTTGCAGGTAGATGGAAAACAGCAGGAAGAACACGCCAATGGCGTAGAAGCACAGCGCTATGGATAACGCCCGGCCCAGCCCGGGGGCTTGCAGCGCGGCCGGTGCCAGCAAAGGGGTTCCGCCGGCGCGGTGCAGGCGCGCCTCGTAGCGCCAGAACAACGCCCCCAGTACAGGCGCAGCGGCGAGCGACAGCCACGCCCACCACGGCCATCCCGCTTCGCGGCCCTCGATCAGCGGCACGACCAGGGCGCCGAGGGCCAGCATCGACAACGCCGTACCCACCAGGTCCAGTTTGCTTGCCTGCAGCGCACGGGTGTCCTTGAGCACGGGGATACCGAATGCAATCACCAGCAGTGCAACCGGCAGGTTGACCAGGAATATCGCGCGCCAGCCCATGCCGAACAGGTCGAGCGCGATCAGCACGCCACCCAGCGCCTGGCCGATCACTGACGCCAGGCCAAACACGGCGCCGTACAGGCTCAGGGCCAATGGTCTTTCCGCTGCCGGAAAAATCGCCTGTACCGAGGCGAGTGCCTGCGGCGCCATCACGGCGGCGCTCACGCCCTGCAAGGCGCGTCCGAGCACCAGTACCCATGGCGCAGTCGCCACGCCGCATAGCAGCGAAGCAGCGGCGAAGCCCAGCAGGCCGATGAA encodes the following:
- a CDS encoding MFS transporter, encoding MSRIENEASELRRWLMFAILLVGAFLPPLDFFIINVALPSIQADLGTGASAEQLVIASYATLYAVTLITGGRLGDLYGRGRMFFIGLLGFAAASLLCGVATAPWVLVLGRALQGVSAAVMAPQALASVQAIFPAAERPLALSLYGAVFGLASVIGQALGGVLIALDLFGMGWRAIFLVNLPVALLVIAFGIPVLKDTRALQASKLDLVGTALSMLALGALVVPLIEGREAGWPWWAWLSLAAAPVLGALFWRYEARLHRAGGTPLLAPAALQAPGLGRALSIALCFYAIGVFFLLFSIYLQGALHMTALHAGLVFLPFGAGFLIGPLSVPLLRRVLGGYVNPLGMALEVIGLLWLGWLMSVTPPGLAPPFTSLAVILFLIGLGQGLALPTLMRLVTGRVAPAYAGMIAGITSATLQISTSLSVAVIGGVFYTVLGDQVTAARISHAFMVAVLCVAACLAVGVALSLTLARQPAPLAEAAAMRPS
- a CDS encoding AraC family transcriptional regulator; the encoded protein is MVVIERDEELTRLRAELASTMQRFAPTYGVYPTAIDPLHFIRSDSPTDVIHTVHKPGLCVIVQGRKQVQLWDESYTYDPLNYLVVSVTLPLAGQVTEASAELPYFCIRLDIDPAEIAQLIADVSPIGVPGQPPHRGLYLDRIDASLLEAMLRLVRLLDTPSDIPALAPLALREIFYRLLKGQQGQRLHEIAIADSQTHRVTRAIEWLNINYAQPLRIDELASYVNLSNSTLHHRFKAVTAMSPLQYQKQLRLQHARRLMMSEGLDVSTAGFKVGYESPSQFSREYSRMFGAPPSRDIAKFRSLG
- a CDS encoding LysR family transcriptional regulator — protein: MDWSDMRIFLAIARSGSLGGAAKALGVSHPTVGRRLQVLEQASGQAFFLRTAQGLVLTDNGERILDLALAMEHNALAIERRLAGHGDQPEGLLRISSADWFACLVLSPVLAELARRYPLIVPEVIAGHRLFDLARRDADIAFRIVPFTEPDIVQRKLTTLPYGLYTALRAPAPHPDGEGLGLILMNVAQAHYPDVHWVQQRYPQARTVFTSSSRTVQAQMCAQGLGVAVLPRVLGDSVPGLRLLDEHQPPPGRDIWMGYHRDMRQLDRLRALADLASSMIGAG